The DNA region GACGCCGCGGCGTCAGTTCGCCGAGCGGAAGATAGGGCACGATGTTCTGGCCCTGGCCGCCGTCATAGACCAGCTTCTCGGAGCTACCGAGCACGCGTTCCATGGTCTCGAGATAGATGCGCTCGCGCGTCACTTCGGGTGCCTTCTTGTATTCATCATAGACTTTCAGGAAGCGTGCGCTCTGGCCCTTGGCCTCGGCGACCGCCTGCTCCTTGTAGCCCTCGGCGGCCTGCAGGATCTGCGCGGACCGACCACGCGCTTCCGGCACGATCCGGTTGGCGTAGGTCTGCGCCTCGTTCTGCTTGCGCTCGAGGTCGGAGCGCGCCGCCTGCACGTCGCGGAATGCGTCGATCACCTGCGCCGGCGGATCGACCTTCTGCATCTGCACCTGGGTGATCTGGATGCCCGCGCTGTAGTTGTCGAGCGTCTTCTGCATCAGCTCCTGGACGTTCTGCTCGGTGACGTTGCGCGCCCCGGTCAGGATCGGCTGGATCTGCGAGCGCCCGATCACCTCACGCATCGCGCTTTCGGCGACCGCCTTCACGGTGCCTTCGGGATTCTGGATGTTGAACAAATAGGCGCCGGCCCCGCCCGGCTTGATCCGCCACAGCACGGTGAAGTCGACGTCGACGATGTTCTCGTCGCCGGTCAGCATCAGGCTCTCTTCCGGCACGTCGCGCATGGTGCGGCCGCGCCGTGCGGGATCGTCGATCAGGGTCATGCCGATCGAGATCGTGTTGACGCGCAGCGCCTTCGGCAGCAGCACCGTCTCGATCGGATACGGCAGGTGATAGCGCAGGCCCGGCTGCGCATCGCGGACGTATTTGCCGAAGCGCAGCACGACGCCGAGCTCTTCGGACTGGACGCGGAAGATCCCGGTGGCGAACCAGATCGCCAGCGCGGCGACCAGCACCAGCGCGATGCCCATGCCGCTGAAATGACCGCCGGGCAGCCACTGCTGCAGCCGGTCCTGGCCGCGCCGCAGCAGATCCTCAAGATCCGGCGGCCTTGGCCCGGCCGACTGCGGACCTGTGCCCCATGGCCCTTTCGGACCCGAGCCCCACGGCCCCCCGCCTTGATTTTTCCACGGCATCAAACGTCTCCTCGACAAGTCCGGACGGGACGCCCGGCCTCGAATGTCCGGCCCGGTTATAGGGGACCGCTCAGGCCCTTACAACGCAAGCTTCCTGGCCGGACGAGCTATGCGCCGGGCCACAATTGTCAATGCAAACATTGGTTAACCCCGGCCGCGCCGACGATATGTCACATAGGAGAAGTCGGCGCTGTCGTCCGGACCGGCCGGATTTCGCACGCGCGCGACCTCGTCCCACTCCTTTGCGTCGATTATGTCGAACCGTGTATCGCCGTCCGGCCGGGCGTGAACCTCGGTGATCTCCAGCCGGTCAGCCGTGCCCATCCATTGCGCATAGATCTCCGCACCACCGATGACGGCAATTTCAGTGGCGAAACGCCGCAGCGCGTCACCAAGCGCAATTGCGCGGGCGTTTTCGAACGACGACGTGACGATCGCGCTGCGCGCGCGATAGTTCGCATCGCGCGTCACCACGATATTGGTGCGGCCCGGCAGCGGCCTGCGCAGGGATTCGAACGTCTTGCGCCCCATCACGACGGGCCGGTTGATGGTGATGGCCTTGAAGCGCTGCTGATCGGTCTTCAGCCGCCACGGAATTGCGTTGGCATTTCCGATCACGCCGTTCTCGGCGACCGCAACGACGAGCACGATCTCCATCAGCGCGCTCCTTCCGCGAGCGCCGACAGCGCCTCGCCGGAGACGCGGCAAATCGTCCACTCGTCCATCATCTCGGCGCCGAGCGACTTGTAGAAGGCGATCGACGGTGCGTTCCAGTCGAGCACAGCCCATTGCAGGCGCGACCAGCCATTGGCGAGGCATTGCTTCGCCAGATGCACCAGGAGCGCCTTGCCGATGCCCTTGCCGCGCAGTGCCGGGCGGACGAAGAGGTCCTCGAGATAGATGCCGTGGCGGCCGGCGAAGGTCGAGAAGTTGACGAACCAGACCGCGAAGCCGGCCGGCTCGCCGTTCCATTCGGCGATGTCGCAAGTAAGCCGCGGGTTCGTTCCGAACAGCGCGTCAGCGATGTCAGCCTCGCTGGCGTGCACCTCGTGCAGGAGCTTTTCGTAGTCGGCGAGCTCGCGGACCAGCGAGAACACCAGTCCAGCCTCATCGGGCCGCGCGCGGCGGATGGTCAGCGACATGCAATCCCTCAGACCGCGACTTCAGCCTTGATGTGCGGATGCGGGTCGTAACCCTCGAGTTTGAAGTCCTCGTAGCGGAACGCGAAGATATCCTTCACGTCGGGATTGATCGCCATCGTCGGCAACGGCCGCGTCGGCCGCGTCAATTGCAGCCGCGCCTGCTCGAGGTGGTTCGAGTAGAGATGTGCGTCGCCGAGCGAGTGCACGAAATCGCCGGGCTTGAGCCCGGTGACCTGCGCGACCATCATGGTCAGCAGCGCGTAGGAGGCGATGTTGAAGGGCACGCCGAGGAAGACGTCGCCGGAGCGCTGATAGAGCTGGCAGGACAATTTGCCGTTCGCGACATAGAACTGGAACAGGCAGTGGCACGGCGGCAGCGCCATCTTGTCGACCTCGGCCGGATTCCAGGCGCTGACGATCAGCCGCCGCGAGTCCGGATTGCGCTTGATCATCTCGATCACGTTCGTGATCTGGTCGATGCTGCGGCCATCAGGCGCCGGCCACGACCGCCATTGCGAGCCGTAGACCGGGCCGAGATCGCCATTGGCGTCGGCCCATTCGTCCCAGATCGTGACGCCATTGTCGTTGAGATATTTGATGTTGGTGTCGCCGGCGAGGAACCAGAGCAGCTCGTGCACGATCGCCTTCAGCGGCAACCGCTTGGTGGTCAGCATCGGAAAGCCGGCCGAGAGGTTGAAGCGCATCTGGTGGCCGAAGATCGACAGCGTGCCGGTGCCGGTGCGGTCGTGCTTCTCGGCGCCGTCGGCGAGGATGCGTTCGAGCAGGTCGTGATACTGGTTCATGGCGTCTGTTTCGGGCTCTCTGGGCGGAGCGGCAATTTAGCGGCCGGGGCGATCGGTCGACACGCCGATTCGGCTGGATGCAGCGATTATACCCTGAAAAATGAACACTCTCGCGCCAAACGACAAGGGCGGAACTCGCGTCCCGCCCCTCCCCTATCCAGTTGATCGCGCTGGCTTAACTGGCCGGCTTAAGCACCGGGGTCCACTTCGCGATCTCATTCTTGACGAGGGTCGCGAGCGCCTCCGGCGTGCGGTTGGCGGACGCCGGGATCACGCTACCGAGCTCGAGCAGGCGCTTGCGCACGTTTTCATCGTCGAGCGCCTTGATGGCCGCCGCGTTCAGCGTGGCGATGATCGCGGGCGAAGTTCCCTTCGGCGCGAAGATCGCGTTCCAGGCCTGGGCCTGGAACGCCGGCAGGCCGGCCTCTGCCGTGGTCGGGACATTGGGCAGCGACGGATTGCGCTCGG from Bradyrhizobium sp. B124 includes:
- the hflK gene encoding FtsH protease activity modulator HflK — encoded protein: MPWKNQGGGPWGSGPKGPWGTGPQSAGPRPPDLEDLLRRGQDRLQQWLPGGHFSGMGIALVLVAALAIWFATGIFRVQSEELGVVLRFGKYVRDAQPGLRYHLPYPIETVLLPKALRVNTISIGMTLIDDPARRGRTMRDVPEESLMLTGDENIVDVDFTVLWRIKPGGAGAYLFNIQNPEGTVKAVAESAMREVIGRSQIQPILTGARNVTEQNVQELMQKTLDNYSAGIQITQVQMQKVDPPAQVIDAFRDVQAARSDLERKQNEAQTYANRIVPEARGRSAQILQAAEGYKEQAVAEAKGQSARFLKVYDEYKKAPEVTRERIYLETMERVLGSSEKLVYDGGQGQNIVPYLPLGELTPRRPAAAPATTGQQQGATR
- a CDS encoding dihydrofolate reductase, translated to MEIVLVVAVAENGVIGNANAIPWRLKTDQQRFKAITINRPVVMGRKTFESLRRPLPGRTNIVVTRDANYRARSAIVTSSFENARAIALGDALRRFATEIAVIGGAEIYAQWMGTADRLEITEVHARPDGDTRFDIIDAKEWDEVARVRNPAGPDDSADFSYVTYRRRGRG
- a CDS encoding GNAT family N-acetyltransferase, which translates into the protein MSLTIRRARPDEAGLVFSLVRELADYEKLLHEVHASEADIADALFGTNPRLTCDIAEWNGEPAGFAVWFVNFSTFAGRHGIYLEDLFVRPALRGKGIGKALLVHLAKQCLANGWSRLQWAVLDWNAPSIAFYKSLGAEMMDEWTICRVSGEALSALAEGAR
- a CDS encoding thymidylate synthase, which codes for MNQYHDLLERILADGAEKHDRTGTGTLSIFGHQMRFNLSAGFPMLTTKRLPLKAIVHELLWFLAGDTNIKYLNDNGVTIWDEWADANGDLGPVYGSQWRSWPAPDGRSIDQITNVIEMIKRNPDSRRLIVSAWNPAEVDKMALPPCHCLFQFYVANGKLSCQLYQRSGDVFLGVPFNIASYALLTMMVAQVTGLKPGDFVHSLGDAHLYSNHLEQARLQLTRPTRPLPTMAINPDVKDIFAFRYEDFKLEGYDPHPHIKAEVAV